In Labilibaculum sp. DW002, the genomic window GTAGCTGAAAGTAGACTATGCTGCACTGGGTAGCCAATACGAGGATCAATTGTGTGAGCATATTTTTTACCATCTTTAATATAAAATTGACGGTAATTTCCAGAAGTTGCTAAAGCACTATTTTCTAACTGAATTACATCTTGAATTTCACGTGACATGGTTGATGGATCATCAATTGGTTTGTCAATGCCAACCCTCCAAATTCTTCCTTTGTTGTTTTTCCCTTTGGCTCTAATCTCTCCTCCGATTTCAACCATATAATTCATTATCTCTTTTGACTCCAAAAAATCAGCAACAACATCAACTCCATATCCTTTTGCAATGGCACTGGCATCAAACATGATTCTAGGATCGCTTTTAATCACTTTTCCAGCTTCCAATTGGACTTTTGTATATCCAACTACTTCCAATAAACTATCAACAGGAATCATCTCAGGATCTAGCTTATTTTTAAAACCAAAGCCCCAAGCATTTACCAAAGGCGCAACAGTCATATCAAAAGCTCCATTTGTTACTTTCGATATCTCATCTGCCCTTTTCATCACCTTAAGAAAGTATTCATCCAGCACAACTGTAGAATCATTGTTGTTCACTTTAGAAATAACCGAATGTGGCTTATAGGTCGATAAGGAAAGATCAAATTCAACCATCTTAGCTATGATTTCATCATGCAAGTTAGCATCATTTGAATACTCGTAAACAATGTGATAAAATGTCCCAAATATTGGCCCTTCGTCGAAATAGTATTCCTTGCTATTATTTTGACAAGATGTAAATACCACAATAGCAATTAACAGGACAAAATTGAATCTTATTCTCATGACATTAGACTAATTATATTAAAAAATATTCAGTTGGGCAAATGTAAGCAAGCTTATAAAAACAAAAAAGCCTCGGGAAATCCGAGGCTTTAAAATATTTATGATCCGAAATCGTCAAATTCAACCATTTCGTCTGGTACACCTAAATCATACAGCATGTTTGTAACAGCTGAATTCATCATTGGAGGTCCACAAAGGTAATATTCAATATCCTCTGGCTCATCATGATTAGTCAGATAGTTATCGTAGATCACCTGATGGATAAATCCGGTAGGTCCTTCCCAGTTATCTTCTGGCTGTGGCTCAGAAAGAGCTAAGTGCCACTCGAAGTTAGGGAAATCAGCTGCAATAGCATCAAACTGATCAGCGTAGAATACTTCTTTTAATGAACGAGCACCATACCAGAAAGTAGCCTTACGACCTGTTTTCACGGTATGGAACAAGTGGAAGATATGAGAACGCATTGGAGCCATACCAGCACCACCACCAATAAACATCATTTCGTTATTCGTCTCTTTGATGAAGAACTCACCATAAGGACCTGAAACAGTCACTTTATCACCTGGCTTACGCGAGAAGATAAATGAAGAACAGATACCTGGGTTAACATTCATCCAGCCACCGTTTACACGATCGAATGGAGGCGTTGCAATACGAATATTAAGCATTACAATGTTACCTTCAGCAGGGTGGTTAGCCATAGAATAAGCACGATATGTTGGTTCCGGGTTTTTCATCTTAAGATCAAACATCTTAAACTGTTCCCATTCGCCACGATACTCTTCTTCAATATCCATGTCCTTAAAATCAACATCGATTTTAGGTACGTCAATTTGAATATATCCACCTGATTTGAAATCAAGAATTTCACCTTCAGGTAATTTCACAACGAATTCTTTAATAAAGGTCGCTACGTTACCGTTTGAAACCACTTCACAATCCCATTTCTGAATACCTAAGATTTCTTGAGGTATTGACATGCTCATGTCTTCTTTTACTTTTACCTGACAAGCTAAGCGCCAGTTGTTCTGCGCTTCCTTACGAGTAAAATAATCAACTTCAGTTGGAAGAATGCTACCTGCTCCGTCAAGTACCTGACATTTACACATTGCACATGTTCCACCGCCACCACAAGCTGATGGTAAGAAGATTTTTGCAGCACCCAAAGTGCCTAAAAGGGTACTCCCTGGCTCTACAACCAATTGTTGATCGCCATCGTTAATATCAATCGTTACTTCTCCTGATGGAGTTAGTTTCTTCTTCGCAAATAAAAGTATAGAAACTAGAATCAGGGTCACAAGTAAAAAGACAGCTATACTTATGGAAATAACAGTTCCCTGTGTTGTTAATAATATCATCTCTAGTTCGATTAATTTTTTAAAACTAAATTTTACTGTTTTTTATCAGCTTAGAGTTTAATACCCATGAAGCTCATAAAGGCAATTCCCATTAATCCTGTTACAATAAAAGTAATACCAAGACCTCTTAGAGGAGCTGGAATGTTAGAGTAACGGATTTTTTCGCGAATAGCTGCAATACCAACAATTGCTAATAACCAACCAATACCTGATCCAAGACCAAATGAAGTTGCTTCTGCCAAAGTTGAATAACCTCTTTCTTGCATAAAAAGAGATCCACCCAAAATTGCACAGTTTACAGCAATAAGTGGTAAGAAAATACCTAGAGATGAGTAAAGTGCCGGAGCAAATTTCTCAACAATCATTTCAACCAATTGTACCATTGAGGCAATAAC contains:
- a CDS encoding FAD:protein FMN transferase; translated protein: MRIRFNFVLLIAIVVFTSCQNNSKEYYFDEGPIFGTFYHIVYEYSNDANLHDEIIAKMVEFDLSLSTYKPHSVISKVNNNDSTVVLDEYFLKVMKRADEISKVTNGAFDMTVAPLVNAWGFGFKNKLDPEMIPVDSLLEVVGYTKVQLEAGKVIKSDPRIMFDASAIAKGYGVDVVADFLESKEIMNYMVEIGGEIRAKGKNNKGRIWRVGIDKPIDDPSTMSREIQDVIQLENSALATSGNYRQFYIKDGKKYAHTIDPRIGYPVQHSLLSATVVAPDCMSADAYATSFMVMGLEESIAIVENDSLLEAYFIYTDSVGNYKTYRSEKIKDLIVK
- the nqrF gene encoding NADH:ubiquinone reductase (Na(+)-transporting) subunit F, with the protein product MILLTTQGTVISISIAVFLLVTLILVSILLFAKKKLTPSGEVTIDINDGDQQLVVEPGSTLLGTLGAAKIFLPSACGGGGTCAMCKCQVLDGAGSILPTEVDYFTRKEAQNNWRLACQVKVKEDMSMSIPQEILGIQKWDCEVVSNGNVATFIKEFVVKLPEGEILDFKSGGYIQIDVPKIDVDFKDMDIEEEYRGEWEQFKMFDLKMKNPEPTYRAYSMANHPAEGNIVMLNIRIATPPFDRVNGGWMNVNPGICSSFIFSRKPGDKVTVSGPYGEFFIKETNNEMMFIGGGAGMAPMRSHIFHLFHTVKTGRKATFWYGARSLKEVFYADQFDAIAADFPNFEWHLALSEPQPEDNWEGPTGFIHQVIYDNYLTNHDEPEDIEYYLCGPPMMNSAVTNMLYDLGVPDEMVEFDDFGS
- the nqrE gene encoding NADH:ubiquinone reductase (Na(+)-transporting) subunit E, with the translated sequence MENLINIFIKSIFIDNMVFAFFFGMCSYLAVSKTVKTSMGLGLAVIFVLGITVPMNYLLNKYILAEGALVWIDASMADVDLSFLSFIMFIAVIASMVQLVEMIVEKFAPALYSSLGIFLPLIAVNCAILGGSLFMQERGYSTLAEATSFGLGSGIGWLLAIVGIAAIREKIRYSNIPAPLRGLGITFIVTGLMGIAFMSFMGIKL